The following are from one region of the Gammaproteobacteria bacterium genome:
- the dusA gene encoding tRNA dihydrouridine(20/20a) synthase DusA, protein MNNIDRRFSVAPMMDWTDKHCRYLLRLMFPEALLYTEMVVTGAILYGERARFLDFNAAEHPLALQLGGSDPAEMAACARIAQDWGYNEVNINVGCPSDRVQAGIFGACLMAQPQRVADCVRAMRDQVEIPVTVKCRLGIDDMDDYDDLRRFVDHVAAAGCEVFIVHARKAWLQGLSPKENREVPPLMYDNVYRLKRERTDLSITINGGIKTVDDCVEHLNHVDGVMIGREVYNNPFALLDVRRQIFGATNLPSRVEIVERYIPYIESQLANDVFLKYMTRPMLGLFQGMPGARHWRRYICEQVCNKTAGINVLHNALQIVLRNPEFVSSSTEVVS, encoded by the coding sequence ATGAATAATATCGATAGACGTTTTTCTGTCGCACCAATGATGGACTGGACCGACAAACATTGTCGGTACTTATTGCGCCTGATGTTTCCCGAAGCATTGCTCTATACCGAAATGGTCGTCACCGGCGCAATCTTGTACGGCGAACGCGCGCGGTTTTTAGATTTTAATGCCGCTGAACATCCCTTGGCATTACAGCTCGGCGGCAGCGATCCTGCGGAGATGGCCGCGTGCGCACGCATTGCACAAGACTGGGGTTATAACGAAGTAAATATCAATGTCGGTTGTCCCAGTGACCGTGTGCAAGCCGGTATTTTTGGTGCGTGTTTAATGGCGCAACCGCAACGCGTGGCAGATTGTGTGCGTGCCATGCGCGATCAAGTTGAGATTCCCGTTACTGTAAAATGCCGACTCGGCATAGATGACATGGATGACTACGATGATCTGCGACGTTTTGTCGATCACGTAGCCGCAGCAGGTTGTGAAGTGTTTATCGTGCACGCACGTAAAGCGTGGTTGCAAGGCTTAAGCCCAAAAGAAAATCGCGAAGTGCCGCCGCTGATGTACGACAATGTGTATCGTTTAAAACGCGAGCGGACCGATTTATCCATTACCATTAATGGTGGCATTAAAACCGTAGACGATTGCGTAGAGCATTTAAATCATGTCGATGGCGTAATGATAGGCCGCGAAGTGTATAACAATCCTTTTGCGTTGTTAGATGTGCGCCGGCAAATATTTGGTGCTACGAATTTACCCAGTCGCGTTGAGATTGTAGAACGTTATATTCCTTATATAGAATCGCAACTCGCCAACGATGTGTTTTTAAAATACATGACACGGCCTATGTTAGGATTATTTCAAGGCATGCCGGGCGCGCGTCATTGGCGGCGGTATATTTGCGAACAAGTCTGTAATAAAACCGCCGGTATTAATGTGTTACATAATGCCCTGCAAATTGTTTTGCGTAATCCCGAATTTGTTTCATCATCTACTGAGGTCGTATCGTAA
- a CDS encoding class I SAM-dependent methyltransferase: MSRNKKEKHKKHKKQRSGPGRAETADKHALYESSVQNVEHETEFVANLFKEIRGRAAHAIREDFCGTAHCATAWVALDAKNTAIGVDLDADVLAWGREHHLAKLTAEQQSRVTLLNENVLTAKTAPVDVVLAMNFSYWIFKQRAELVEYFSKVRAALKDDGVFFLDAFGGYEAYQ, from the coding sequence ATGAGCCGTAATAAAAAAGAGAAACATAAAAAACACAAAAAACAACGCAGCGGCCCAGGTCGTGCAGAAACAGCAGACAAACACGCGTTGTACGAATCATCAGTACAAAACGTCGAACATGAAACCGAATTTGTCGCGAATCTTTTTAAAGAAATCCGTGGTCGCGCAGCGCATGCCATCCGCGAAGATTTTTGCGGCACCGCGCATTGTGCAACAGCATGGGTAGCGCTTGACGCTAAAAATACCGCCATCGGCGTAGATCTAGATGCCGATGTATTAGCGTGGGGACGCGAACATCATTTAGCGAAATTAACCGCCGAACAACAATCACGCGTTACATTATTAAATGAAAATGTACTCACCGCTAAAACCGCACCCGTCGATGTAGTGTTAGCCATGAACTTTAGTTACTGGATTTTTAAACAACGCGCAGAACTGGTCGAATACTTCAGTAAAGTACGCGCTGCGTTAAAAGACGACGGCGTATTTTTCTTAGATGCATTTGGTGGCTACGAAGCCTATCAAG